From Rudanella lutea DSM 19387, a single genomic window includes:
- a CDS encoding SdrD B-like domain-containing protein: MGLRNFTFFLLVSLFFLSNLESVYGQSGRVFRDFNNNGIADPNDIGMADIQVQSYRADGTLSGTALTNTDGQYTLSPGAAPGEPVRVEFVLPPALSNYYPSAFTSVSGGNGTSLQFVTGPATDINYGVSLPGDYCESTPPLSIVCFIVGAGITVGDDNLIATMPANATGTTANVGHPGTPPSLVGAIWGTAWQPETGRLFSSAFMRRHTAFGIGGTGAVYVTENPREPSLSGSRLFISLHGLTVSTPTGGSVTINTGNDPHMTEAYYQSVKRPGDPDNRFFADLVNPNGNPADAVGKIGLGDMDMSSDQRYLYVVNPVQNHLYRITIDADNNPTTLPTASDVIAYPLPDPGCVGGTARAFGLGVRGRYVFIGTVCDAAQSVRFEDLKATVFRLDTDTDQFSTVVSFPLNYYRGTVSGGEYPIPKGNWQPWNADTDWTNATTDAGQVFSLGNPDRPQVSSPQPMLTDIAFDDDGSLVLAFTDRFGHMEIFHGPDPQGSRRPEGFFIEYDGRAGGDILRVCNVGSIDQPVYQMEQNGRCGVLGGGQFTDAIYVDVNGNPAPGEFEYYTGDNFNRDSHTETTMGSVAIIPGSGELIVSAFDPIQESQQGLVYTNGFKVLNNQTGQYIRAFSLLNDIPQNNGNNYFGKASGLGGIEVLCQAKSLEIGNLVWLDVDKDGIQDAGETPLAGVKLELYNNRSQLVGTTTSDASGRYIFNQLNVVDTVGVDKPNRVGLQVFTTYTVRVSTTQFDNWGTGVLANLAPSPKEMGTTTDRIRDNNAGMNDNWVGFRYTTGESGSNNHTLDIGFEPGTPLLALSKVASQTQAAFGSLLSYTIAVQNTGTASATALTVQDLLDEGLLFVSATPSVGTFTPTTQGGNWLVPQVAPGETVSLVIQATANKVGSLRNSATLGSQTVTVTTEIDCVVGSCIPIQVLRLNR, encoded by the coding sequence ATGGGTTTGAGAAACTTTACTTTCTTTCTATTAGTCAGCCTATTTTTTCTAAGTAATCTTGAGTCTGTTTACGGACAAAGTGGGCGCGTTTTTAGAGACTTCAACAACAATGGAATTGCGGACCCGAACGACATCGGCATGGCCGACATTCAGGTTCAGAGTTACCGGGCCGACGGCACCCTGTCGGGTACAGCCCTGACGAACACCGACGGGCAATACACGCTCTCTCCGGGAGCAGCACCGGGCGAACCCGTGCGGGTCGAATTTGTGCTCCCACCCGCCTTGTCCAATTATTACCCCTCGGCTTTCACGTCGGTTTCGGGCGGCAACGGCACCTCTCTTCAGTTTGTGACCGGCCCGGCTACAGACATCAATTACGGAGTCAGCTTACCGGGCGATTATTGCGAGTCGACGCCCCCTCTCTCCATCGTTTGCTTCATTGTCGGGGCCGGGATTACAGTCGGCGACGACAACCTGATTGCTACCATGCCGGCCAACGCTACCGGCACCACCGCCAACGTAGGGCACCCTGGCACCCCACCGAGTCTGGTAGGGGCTATCTGGGGGACCGCCTGGCAGCCCGAAACCGGGCGGCTCTTCTCGTCGGCTTTTATGCGCCGACATACTGCCTTTGGCATAGGCGGGACCGGGGCCGTGTACGTGACCGAGAATCCGCGCGAACCGAGCCTGAGTGGTTCGAGGCTGTTTATTAGCCTCCACGGCCTCACGGTGTCCACCCCTACGGGCGGTTCGGTAACGATCAATACAGGCAACGACCCGCACATGACCGAGGCATACTACCAGTCGGTGAAGCGGCCGGGCGACCCCGACAACCGCTTTTTTGCTGATCTGGTCAACCCCAACGGCAACCCGGCCGATGCAGTCGGCAAAATCGGCCTGGGCGACATGGACATGAGCAGCGATCAACGCTACCTGTACGTAGTCAACCCCGTGCAGAATCACCTGTACCGGATCACTATCGACGCCGATAACAATCCCACTACCTTACCAACCGCGAGCGATGTAATAGCCTACCCCCTACCCGACCCCGGCTGTGTGGGTGGTACGGCCCGGGCGTTTGGCCTCGGTGTGCGGGGCCGGTATGTGTTTATCGGTACGGTTTGCGACGCTGCGCAGTCGGTGCGGTTCGAAGACCTGAAAGCGACCGTGTTCCGGCTTGATACCGACACCGATCAGTTCTCGACGGTGGTCTCGTTTCCGCTCAACTACTACCGCGGTACGGTTTCGGGGGGGGAATACCCGATTCCGAAAGGCAACTGGCAACCCTGGAATGCCGATACCGACTGGACCAATGCCACCACCGACGCCGGGCAGGTATTCTCGCTGGGAAATCCCGACCGCCCGCAGGTATCATCACCCCAACCGATGCTCACCGACATTGCGTTCGACGACGATGGTTCGCTCGTGCTCGCCTTCACCGACCGGTTTGGGCATATGGAAATTTTCCACGGCCCCGACCCTCAGGGTAGCCGCCGGCCCGAAGGCTTTTTTATTGAGTACGATGGCCGCGCCGGGGGCGACATTCTGCGGGTTTGCAACGTAGGTAGTATCGATCAGCCGGTATATCAGATGGAGCAAAACGGCCGCTGTGGGGTACTGGGCGGTGGTCAGTTTACCGACGCTATCTATGTGGACGTGAACGGGAACCCCGCACCGGGCGAATTTGAATACTATACCGGCGACAACTTTAACCGCGACAGCCACACCGAAACCACCATGGGCTCGGTAGCCATTATACCCGGCTCGGGCGAGTTGATCGTTTCGGCCTTTGACCCCATTCAGGAATCGCAGCAGGGTTTGGTGTACACCAACGGATTTAAGGTACTGAACAATCAGACCGGGCAGTACATTCGGGCGTTCTCGCTGCTGAACGACATTCCGCAGAACAACGGCAACAACTATTTCGGGAAGGCCTCGGGGCTGGGCGGCATTGAGGTACTGTGTCAGGCCAAGAGTCTGGAAATTGGTAATTTAGTCTGGCTTGATGTAGACAAAGACGGCATTCAGGACGCGGGCGAAACGCCCCTGGCCGGCGTGAAGCTCGAATTATACAACAACCGCTCCCAACTGGTAGGAACTACCACATCGGACGCCAGCGGGCGGTATATTTTCAACCAGCTCAACGTAGTCGACACCGTGGGCGTCGATAAGCCGAACCGGGTCGGCTTGCAGGTGTTTACCACCTACACGGTTCGGGTTTCGACAACCCAGTTCGACAACTGGGGCACGGGTGTGCTGGCCAATCTGGCTCCGTCGCCTAAGGAGATGGGCACCACCACCGACCGCATCCGCGACAACAACGCGGGCATGAACGACAATTGGGTTGGTTTTCGCTACACCACGGGCGAGTCGGGCAGCAACAACCACACACTCGACATTGGCTTTGAGCCGGGTACCCCCCTGTTGGCCCTTTCCAAAGTAGCCAGCCAAACCCAGGCCGCCTTCGGCAGTTTGCTTAGCTATACAATTGCCGTACAAAACACCGGCACGGCATCGGCCACGGCTCTCACGGTACAAGACCTCCTCGACGAGGGTTTACTTTTCGTTTCGGCAACGCCTTCGGTTGGTACGTTTACCCCGACAACCCAGGGCGGCAACTGGCTGGTACCTCAAGTGGCACCCGGCGAAACGGTTTCGCTCGTAATTCAGGCCACGGCCAACAAAGTAGGCTCCCTCCGAAACTCGGCAACTTTGGGAAGCCAAACTGTTACCGTAACCACAGAAATTGATTGTGTGGTCGGCTCCTGTATCCCTATTCAGGTGCTCCGACTGAATCGATAA
- a CDS encoding arginine deiminase family protein, whose translation MNTDLNTPSTHLHHQSAESAPFLRVTSEIGTLRRLLIHSPDRGLGKVVPSKAQDWLFEDIVNLSMMRRDEYDYYVKLLLYFLDPDKVRGRIAELGPTHNRDFYKPGHSDYFKSDKVIDIQVLLADILHDEVVRTKLIASICGIERTSFQTQQRLHQFDPEELAKIMISGSLPDQTMLFAPLPNFIFTRDIGIVINDHILLNKPAKLARTREALLAQYFFNYHPLFADYRDKLIEIPDNEHAFLLPDADVNRDLTRSTLEGGDVMMISRRHLMVGVSERTTLYAAQQVMRLVFEKDLVDTVTIIKIPKKRDYMHIDTIFTQVKRNMWVLLGSLARLGDEANKRDVLHFFAQKDLSEELRILQFRKGEEDKPTEIKNLEDLLADISRNELGATEPVQFIYSGNNEFPFGAREQWTDSCNLLALKDGVVVGYDRNDRTLEAFRHAGFDVVGAAQLLDRFERGESSPETIQNTFIMLPSAELSRARGGSHCMSLPLLRDEL comes from the coding sequence ATGAACACCGACCTAAACACTCCATCAACTCACCTTCACCATCAATCGGCCGAATCGGCCCCGTTTCTGCGGGTGACCTCCGAAATTGGCACCCTACGGCGTTTGCTTATTCATAGCCCCGACCGGGGACTGGGTAAAGTGGTCCCTTCCAAAGCGCAGGATTGGCTCTTCGAAGACATCGTAAACCTCTCTATGATGCGCCGGGATGAGTACGATTATTACGTCAAACTCCTGCTCTACTTTCTGGACCCCGACAAGGTGCGCGGGCGTATCGCCGAACTCGGCCCTACCCACAACCGGGACTTCTACAAGCCGGGGCATTCGGACTATTTCAAGTCCGATAAAGTGATTGATATTCAGGTGCTATTGGCTGATATTCTGCACGATGAGGTGGTGCGTACCAAGCTGATTGCGTCGATTTGTGGTATTGAACGGACCTCGTTTCAGACACAGCAGCGGCTTCATCAGTTTGATCCGGAGGAGCTGGCCAAGATCATGATTTCGGGATCATTGCCCGATCAGACGATGCTTTTTGCACCCCTGCCCAACTTTATTTTTACCCGCGACATCGGGATTGTGATCAACGACCATATCCTGCTCAACAAACCGGCCAAACTGGCCCGCACCCGCGAGGCCCTGCTGGCACAGTACTTTTTCAATTATCATCCGCTGTTTGCCGATTACCGCGATAAACTAATCGAGATCCCGGACAATGAGCACGCGTTTTTGCTGCCCGATGCCGACGTAAACCGCGACCTGACCCGTTCTACGCTCGAAGGGGGCGACGTGATGATGATTTCGCGTCGGCACCTTATGGTCGGTGTAAGCGAACGCACCACCCTTTACGCGGCTCAGCAGGTGATGCGGCTGGTGTTTGAGAAAGATCTGGTGGATACCGTCACGATTATCAAAATTCCGAAAAAGCGCGATTACATGCACATTGACACCATTTTTACGCAGGTGAAGCGGAATATGTGGGTGCTGCTGGGGTCGCTGGCGCGGTTGGGCGATGAAGCCAACAAACGGGATGTGCTTCACTTTTTTGCTCAAAAAGACCTGTCTGAAGAACTGCGGATTCTGCAATTCCGGAAAGGGGAGGAGGATAAGCCAACCGAAATCAAAAACCTCGAAGACTTACTGGCCGACATCAGCCGAAACGAGCTGGGCGCTACCGAGCCGGTGCAGTTTATTTATTCGGGAAATAACGAGTTTCCGTTTGGGGCCCGGGAGCAGTGGACCGATTCGTGCAACTTGCTCGCCCTGAAAGATGGGGTAGTAGTGGGGTACGACCGTAACGACCGCACCCTGGAGGCTTTCCGGCACGCGGGTTTCGATGTGGTGGGGGCCGCCCAGCTCCTCGACCGGTTTGAGCGGGGAGAGTCGTCGCCCGAAACCATTCAGAATACCTTTATCATGCTCCCTTCCGCTGAGTTGAGCCGGGCGCGCGGGGGCTCGCACTGCATGAGCCTACCCCTGCTCCGCGACGAGTTGTAA
- the ctlX gene encoding citrulline utilization hydrolase CtlX → MQSQTTSTILMIRPVRFGFNEQTAESNTFQNAAVAAQTRDTAQANALREFDNMVQQLRSYGVNVIVHEDTAEPHTPDSIFPNNWVSFHFSGTVVLYPMQAENRRAERRMEIIEDLKKEYQVAKVVDLTAFEQEGKFLEGTGSMVLDRMHRVAFACLSPRTNPDVLNEYENRTGYRTILFHAVDADGKEVYHTNVVMCIGDVFAVVCLQAIPDLDERLRIRQELENLGKRIIEISLDQMAAFAGNMLQVVSTRGQKLIVMSTRAYESLTPKQIDTIDDYARLLVVDLSTIEANGGGSARCMMAEVHLPAK, encoded by the coding sequence ATGCAATCACAAACTACCTCAACCATCCTGATGATTCGACCGGTGCGGTTCGGCTTTAATGAGCAGACCGCCGAGTCGAATACGTTCCAGAATGCAGCCGTGGCCGCCCAAACCCGCGATACCGCCCAGGCAAACGCCCTGCGCGAGTTCGACAATATGGTTCAGCAATTACGGTCGTACGGAGTTAATGTGATCGTGCACGAGGATACCGCAGAACCCCATACGCCCGACTCGATTTTCCCCAACAACTGGGTGTCGTTTCACTTCAGCGGTACGGTGGTGCTGTATCCGATGCAGGCCGAAAATCGCCGGGCCGAGCGCCGAATGGAGATCATCGAAGACCTCAAAAAAGAGTATCAGGTCGCCAAAGTGGTGGATCTGACGGCTTTCGAGCAGGAGGGGAAGTTTCTGGAAGGAACCGGCAGCATGGTACTCGACCGGATGCACCGGGTGGCTTTCGCCTGTTTGTCGCCCCGTACCAATCCGGATGTGCTAAACGAGTACGAAAACCGTACCGGCTACCGGACTATTCTGTTTCATGCCGTTGACGCCGACGGGAAAGAAGTGTACCATACCAACGTGGTCATGTGTATCGGTGATGTGTTTGCAGTGGTCTGTTTACAAGCCATCCCCGACCTCGACGAGCGGCTCCGAATTCGGCAGGAACTCGAAAACCTGGGTAAGCGCATCATCGAAATCTCGCTCGACCAAATGGCTGCCTTTGCCGGTAATATGTTACAGGTGGTAAGCACGCGCGGACAGAAACTGATCGTGATGTCGACGCGGGCCTATGAATCGCTCACGCCCAAACAAATTGATACCATCGACGATTACGCCCGTCTGCTGGTTGTTGACCTCTCCACCATTGAGGCCAACGGGGGCGGCTCTGCCCGGTGCATGATGGCCGAGGTACACCTGCCTGCTAAGTAG
- a CDS encoding putative Ig domain-containing protein, translating into MSNHFHSLHLFFRCLILVLLLGSVGSVTAQSISGTVFQDFNSNGIYESIPTSGTYAYGEPGLSGVAVRAYNTAGVLSGSGVSGATGTYSFSTTGSGPFRVEFSIPGSLSSVNETAVNSTSLAAANSVQFTSPGSSTLNFGVLARADYCQSNPPLIVPCFVSGDALAPGVAAEHVIVSFPYSSSSSNTGTASAPNIVSNFDPTPRADAGQVGSVWGMAYQRETQKLFSAAFLKRHVGLGSGGLGGIYVTTPTGTAANGSLYVDLEAAPFNLNLGQTQLGTRSLPTSTTVSSTDPNAFTLVGKAGLGSMAISDDGSRLYITDLFNRQLLILNVGNPAKAAGSFTASDLTTVAIPTTVSCTNGLSRPFAVAVYRGKVYVGTVCTAESPGSTSANLSATVYAMDEATQTFSTTAVFNTPLTYPKGDVHAQFPAMGSTWEPWISNFSNFHFSQLGTTNVYRTARPQPMLSDIDFTDRGDMVLSLMDRSGHQLGYRQVSPVASTTLYSGYIGGDMLRARLQGSTWVLENNAIVTSATLGSTTGGGANNGQGPGNGEFFNHENFITDNNGDGTLEEIHQETSQGGAVIVPGTNNTVSINMDPLTTWSGGTIWHSNTNGAELRRYEIYRTINNNGVQVDGTYGKANGLGLPVALCDPAPIQIGNRVWKDTNDNGIQDPGEPALAGVTVRLSGPGLPTGGVSVTTNAAGEYYFSNATSSTNTTGFAYSLTGLTAGSSYSLTFPTSVSAGALLLSTKPNSATGTNPDLIDTDVAATGLIVFSLGQSGQNNFSFDAGYTSCAQEITSVTAICNPTTNLYTLTGTISLTNAPATSLTVSAAGASTVVSVSAGQSSVSFALSGSSLVSNGPASQTVTVVSSGSTCGLSSTTFAVPASCSVCSVSLVAATLATGTVGTPYSQTISATGGSGPYTYSVTAGTLPAGLSLSAGGILSGTPSTTGTSTFTVTATSAPNCSAVASYSVTVAPVPVCALNVTATPGACQTATNQYTLTGSLLLTNNTAGGIATVTDGIVSTTVTVPAQATAVSYTLSGFVSGSGSHTVTASLPGCGSATTTYAAPASCTVCPTLSLSATGLTSTTVGVAYSATLSTSGGQTPYSYSLIGGSLPVGLSLSADGTISGTPLSSGVYSTTIRVTDGRSCSDVLPFTLTVDAVPLCSLDLVVTPGNCNSAINEYSVTGTITAVNASGTQSLTVQEGNVSTVVTLTNNGPASFTLNGLMSDGGLHTITVFSSNTACGTVSQTYTAPASCTVAQPQLTLTKQASLSLAQVGDVVTYVIKVANTGPIAATNVVVDDILDSGIQYVPGSATASAGTYSASVTGGGTWTIASLPVGATATLSFSGSVLNEGVLYNTVRIPDLDLDAKVCTSVPIKVCQGAPFSIQLDAPAGYSRYQWYLTTPTGTTLVSDVVATTANAATANSYTATQAGEYRVIVDEGVVGSCPDQSCCPIIIEAVAVPQFTALTRNPTCISTTPQTNGQLSLTALNGDTRQFTYQYSSGSTFNAATATVAQTVPVNGIISSTLSAGIYTIRVFNSAGCFQDATVTLTANCDCKTDICTPLAIKKTRSLGKPVTP; encoded by the coding sequence ATGAGCAACCACTTCCATTCACTTCACCTGTTCTTCCGCTGCCTGATTCTCGTTCTCCTGCTGGGGTCTGTAGGATCCGTCACGGCCCAAAGCATCTCGGGAACCGTCTTTCAGGACTTCAACAGTAACGGTATTTACGAGTCTATTCCTACCTCGGGCACCTATGCGTACGGGGAGCCGGGCCTATCGGGCGTGGCTGTTCGGGCGTACAACACGGCGGGCGTACTGTCGGGCAGTGGTGTCTCAGGCGCCACCGGAACCTACTCGTTTAGCACTACCGGTAGCGGTCCGTTTCGGGTTGAGTTCAGCATTCCCGGTTCACTCTCGTCAGTCAACGAGACGGCCGTCAACAGCACCAGCCTTGCGGCCGCCAATTCTGTACAGTTTACGAGCCCGGGCAGCAGTACGCTCAACTTTGGGGTTTTGGCCCGGGCCGATTACTGCCAGAGCAACCCACCGTTGATTGTTCCTTGCTTTGTGAGTGGCGACGCCCTTGCGCCCGGTGTAGCCGCCGAACACGTGATCGTGTCTTTCCCTTATTCATCCAGCAGTAGCAACACCGGTACGGCCAGTGCACCCAATATCGTCAGTAACTTTGACCCTACCCCCCGTGCTGATGCCGGACAGGTGGGTAGTGTATGGGGAATGGCCTACCAACGCGAAACCCAGAAGCTGTTTTCAGCGGCCTTTCTGAAACGGCACGTAGGGCTCGGCTCAGGTGGCCTCGGTGGCATTTATGTAACCACCCCAACAGGCACAGCCGCCAACGGTTCGCTATACGTTGACCTCGAAGCGGCTCCGTTCAACCTGAACCTGGGCCAAACCCAGTTGGGCACCCGTAGCTTACCCACCAGCACCACCGTTAGCAGCACCGACCCCAACGCCTTTACGCTGGTAGGTAAAGCCGGTCTGGGCAGCATGGCAATCTCTGACGATGGCTCACGCCTGTACATCACCGACCTGTTCAACCGCCAACTGCTTATTCTGAACGTAGGCAACCCGGCCAAAGCCGCCGGTAGTTTTACCGCCAGCGACCTCACTACGGTAGCCATTCCAACAACGGTCTCGTGCACCAACGGGCTGTCTCGTCCGTTTGCTGTGGCTGTGTACCGGGGCAAAGTGTATGTGGGTACGGTTTGTACCGCCGAAAGCCCCGGCAGTACGTCGGCCAACTTATCCGCTACGGTCTACGCCATGGACGAAGCCACGCAGACCTTCTCAACTACGGCTGTATTCAACACCCCGCTCACCTACCCCAAGGGCGATGTCCACGCTCAGTTTCCAGCTATGGGCAGCACCTGGGAGCCCTGGATCTCCAACTTTTCGAACTTCCATTTCTCCCAGTTGGGTACTACAAACGTGTACCGCACAGCCCGGCCACAACCCATGCTGTCGGACATTGATTTCACTGATCGGGGCGACATGGTTCTGTCATTGATGGACCGGTCAGGGCACCAGCTTGGCTACCGGCAGGTATCACCCGTAGCCAGTACAACTCTGTACAGCGGGTATATCGGTGGCGATATGCTCCGGGCCCGGCTTCAGGGCAGCACCTGGGTACTCGAAAACAACGCCATTGTAACGTCGGCTACGCTCGGCAGCACGACCGGCGGAGGGGCCAACAACGGCCAGGGCCCCGGTAACGGCGAGTTTTTTAACCACGAAAACTTCATCACCGACAACAACGGCGACGGCACGCTCGAAGAAATTCACCAGGAAACCTCTCAGGGGGGCGCAGTGATTGTGCCGGGCACCAACAATACGGTTTCTATCAACATGGACCCCCTCACCACCTGGTCGGGTGGGACAATCTGGCACTCCAATACCAACGGGGCTGAACTTCGGCGGTACGAGATTTACCGAACCATCAATAACAACGGGGTACAGGTAGACGGGACCTACGGGAAAGCCAATGGTCTTGGTCTGCCGGTTGCACTCTGCGACCCAGCTCCCATTCAGATTGGCAACCGCGTCTGGAAAGATACCAACGACAATGGGATTCAGGACCCAGGTGAGCCTGCTTTGGCCGGTGTAACCGTCCGACTCAGCGGTCCGGGCTTACCAACGGGTGGTGTTTCGGTAACGACCAATGCCGCTGGTGAGTACTATTTCTCTAACGCAACCAGCAGCACCAATACCACCGGTTTTGCGTACAGCCTCACCGGCCTGACCGCGGGCAGCAGCTACTCGCTTACCTTCCCAACCAGCGTCAGCGCGGGCGCGTTGCTGCTCAGCACCAAACCTAATTCGGCCACAGGCACCAACCCCGATCTGATCGACACCGACGTAGCCGCAACAGGTCTGATCGTTTTCAGCCTCGGTCAGTCGGGGCAGAACAACTTCTCGTTCGATGCGGGCTACACGTCCTGCGCGCAGGAAATAACATCGGTAACCGCCATCTGCAACCCAACCACCAATTTGTACACCCTTACAGGCACCATCAGCCTGACAAACGCCCCAGCTACCAGCCTGACGGTTTCGGCAGCGGGCGCCAGTACGGTTGTAAGCGTGTCGGCCGGGCAAAGCAGCGTGTCTTTTGCTCTTTCGGGTAGCAGCCTGGTGAGCAACGGCCCCGCCAGCCAAACGGTCACCGTAGTGTCGTCGGGAAGCACCTGCGGCCTCAGCTCCACTACGTTTGCCGTACCGGCCAGTTGCTCGGTATGCTCTGTTTCACTGGTGGCGGCCACCCTCGCTACTGGTACTGTAGGCACCCCCTACAGCCAAACCATCAGCGCTACCGGGGGCAGTGGTCCTTACACGTACTCCGTAACGGCAGGTACATTGCCAGCGGGGCTCAGCCTCAGCGCCGGAGGGATACTCAGCGGTACCCCAAGCACCACCGGAACCAGTACATTTACCGTAACGGCGACGAGTGCACCCAACTGCTCGGCCGTAGCCAGTTATTCGGTAACGGTTGCCCCGGTACCCGTTTGCGCCCTGAACGTTACGGCTACCCCCGGCGCTTGCCAAACCGCTACAAACCAATACACGTTGACGGGTTCGTTGTTACTAACCAACAACACGGCGGGCGGCATTGCCACCGTGACGGATGGGATCGTCAGCACCACCGTTACCGTACCGGCTCAGGCCACAGCCGTATCGTACACCCTGAGCGGCTTTGTGTCGGGATCAGGTTCACATACGGTCACGGCCAGCCTGCCCGGTTGCGGATCAGCTACCACCACCTACGCGGCCCCGGCCTCGTGTACGGTTTGCCCAACGCTCAGCCTGAGCGCTACCGGTCTCACCTCCACCACGGTTGGTGTAGCATACAGCGCTACCCTCTCGACCTCAGGAGGTCAGACGCCCTACAGCTACTCCCTCATTGGCGGAAGCCTGCCCGTTGGGTTGAGCCTGTCGGCGGACGGCACCATCAGCGGTACCCCTCTTTCGTCGGGCGTGTATTCGACCACCATTCGGGTTACCGATGGCCGGAGCTGCTCGGATGTACTTCCCTTTACGCTGACAGTCGATGCTGTCCCTCTATGCTCGTTGGATTTAGTGGTAACGCCGGGCAACTGTAACTCGGCCATCAATGAATACAGCGTGACGGGTACTATCACGGCCGTTAATGCCAGCGGTACACAGTCGCTCACCGTACAGGAGGGAAATGTGTCGACGGTTGTTACCCTCACCAACAACGGCCCTGCCAGCTTTACGCTGAACGGTCTTATGTCGGACGGAGGTTTGCATACCATTACGGTGTTCTCATCCAATACCGCCTGTGGTACCGTTAGCCAGACGTACACGGCCCCGGCCTCGTGTACGGTGGCCCAGCCCCAGCTGACGCTGACCAAACAGGCAAGCCTGAGCCTGGCGCAAGTGGGTGATGTAGTAACCTACGTGATCAAAGTAGCCAACACCGGCCCCATAGCCGCCACCAATGTGGTTGTCGACGATATTCTCGACAGCGGCATTCAGTACGTGCCTGGCTCGGCAACGGCTTCGGCAGGCACCTATTCCGCTTCGGTAACGGGTGGAGGAACCTGGACTATTGCCAGCCTACCCGTGGGGGCTACAGCAACACTCTCGTTTAGCGGCAGCGTACTGAACGAAGGTGTACTGTACAACACGGTGCGGATTCCTGATCTGGACCTCGACGCCAAGGTTTGTACCAGTGTCCCGATCAAGGTTTGTCAGGGTGCTCCATTTTCGATTCAGCTCGATGCCCCGGCCGGTTATAGCCGCTACCAATGGTATCTGACCACCCCAACGGGCACCACACTGGTATCCGACGTGGTAGCAACTACCGCCAACGCGGCTACGGCCAACAGCTACACCGCAACGCAGGCAGGTGAGTACCGGGTTATTGTGGATGAGGGCGTAGTAGGTAGCTGCCCCGACCAATCGTGCTGCCCGATTATTATCGAAGCAGTCGCCGTACCCCAGTTTACCGCACTTACCCGTAACCCCACCTGCATAAGCACGACTCCGCAGACCAACGGTCAGCTGTCGCTTACGGCCCTCAATGGGGATACCCGTCAGTTTACCTACCAGTACTCGTCGGGAAGTACATTCAATGCGGCTACCGCCACAGTTGCCCAAACGGTACCCGTCAACGGAATTATCTCGAGTACGCTATCGGCAGGTATTTACACCATCCGGGTCTTCAACTCGGCAGGTTGCTTCCAGGATGCTACCGTTACCCTTACAGCCAACTGCGACTGTAAAACGGACATTTGCACACCTTTAGCCATTAAAAAGACCCGCTCACTGGGCAAACCTGTGACGCCTTAA